Proteins from a genomic interval of Sander vitreus isolate 19-12246 chromosome 6, sanVit1, whole genome shotgun sequence:
- the rims2a gene encoding regulating synaptic membrane exocytosis protein 4 isoform X2, whose amino-acid sequence MGRQGHDTAAPVPGMRIQRSQSKMSLSASFEALAVYFPCMNSFDEEDGEAGGKKLRSTIQRSTETGLAVEMRSRMTRQASRESTDGSMNSYSSEGNLIFPSVRLSSEAQFSDFLDGLGPAQLVGRQTLATPPMGDIQIGMVDKKGALEVEIIRARGLVGKQSSKALPAPYVKVYLLDNGVCIAKKKTKVARKTLDPLYQQQLPFEESPGGKVLQVIVWGDYGRMDHKSFMGAVQILLDELDLSNMVIGWFKLFPPSSLVDPTLAPLTRRASQSSLDSFSRS is encoded by the exons ATGGGCAGGCAGGGCCACGATACCGCTGCTCCGGTCCCTGGGATGCGTATCCAGCGCTCCCAGAGCAAGATGAGCCTGTCTGCATCGTTTGAAGCGCTGGCTGTCTATTTCCCATGCATGAACTCCTTCGATGAGGAAGACGGAG AAGCGGGAGGTAAGAAGTTACGCAGCACGATCCAGAGGAGTACGGAGACGGGCCTGGCAGTGGAGATGAGGAGCAGGATGACTCGGCAGGCCAGCCGGGAGTCCACAGACGGCAGCATGAACAGCTACAGCTCCGAGGGAAA TCTCATCTTCCCTAGTGTGAGGCTCTCCTCAGAAGCCCAGTTCAGTGACTTCCTGGATGGTCTGGGCCCCGCCCAGCTGGTCGGACGACAGACGTTGGCTACTCCACCTATGG GTGACATCCAGATCGGTATGGTGGACAAGAAAGGAGCACTGGAGGTGGAGATTATCCGAGCCCGTGGCCTTGTGGGAAAACAAAGTTCCAAGGCACTGCCAG CACCATATGTAAAGGTCTACCTTTTGGACAACGGAGTCTGCATagccaaaaagaaaacaaaagtagcAAGAAAAACCTTGGATCCTCTTTACCAGCAGCAACTGCCGTTTGAGGAGAGTCCAGGAGGGAAGGTATTACAG GTCATCGTTTGGGGCGACTATGGACGTATGGACCATAAATCATTCATGGGAGCAGTTCAGATACTGTTAGATGAGCTGGACCTGTCCAACATGGTGATTGGCTGGTTTAAGCTCTTCCCTCCTTCATCACTGGTGGACCCTACTCTGGCCCCATTGACAAGAAGAGCTTCCCAATCCTCGCTGGACAGTTTCTCTCGATCATAG
- the dcstamp gene encoding dendritic cell-specific transmembrane protein, whose amino-acid sequence MLLSWIAIKQSLKDISYLAVDVFVTGERDGFRRTLTLLLTCSFSSLLLSSLLLLYLVFTLNYELAVAGWVAGCFGILLTLALFLSKRVRCFGTLFVISIFMKKSRNLLLTAGTSLVVLRNIRNTLENITGLVRSMLCNLKAKKAAMLDPFSNYVKMLKWIGNVLKGVTDLGVVNLDSQLKVSPRLESDELRGKLSEAEQRLNETVKYVQSLMNTVSSVSDKAFPAISFLVLTMFIALHIKKYCSDMKYENRFVSSGFVRFDEKQKAEGKPHVLPLTPEEERLYTAIPSARPTTREGRAMLKFGVPVVSHFIAWVIFITVDALLYCFVDIVTTKLSELEPFHVPLLISIKGIATLIGIPLGEENHQNDFSYSVSLFEKKCLPKPKLLLHTSVVPLAAILLTLLIMALMAAKVAQIRLMVCERFFSTAAEERVEYLHAKILRKRVKKRKGKNNCRLTSLYFKPHFWCPLLFRPKEDPQHIV is encoded by the exons ATGCTACTCTCATGGATTGCAATAAAACAGAGCCTCAAGGATATCAGTTATCTGGCTGTGGATGTTTTCGTAACTGGTGAAAGGGATGGCTTCCGAAGAACTCTCACCCTCCTCCTCACCTGTAGCTTCTCCAGCCTCCTGCTCAGCTCCCTGCTCCTCCTCTACCTCGTCTTCACCCTGAACTATGAGCTAGCGGTGGCGGGATGGGTCGCCGGCTGCTTTGGGATACTACTGACACTCGCCCTCTTTCTATCAAAGAGAGTAAGGTGCTTTGGGACTCTATTTGTTATCTCCATTTTCATGAAGAAAAGTCGAAACCTGCTCCTGACCGCTGGGACTAGTTTGGTGGTTCTTAGAAATATCCGCAACACCTTGGAGAACATCACAGGCCTGGTCAGGAGTATGCTCTGCAACCTGAAGGCTAAGAAAGCTGCCATGCTTGATCCGTTCAGTAACTATGTCAAGATGTTGAAGTGGATAGGAAACGTGCTGAAGGGGGTGACAGACTTAGGAGTGGTCAACCTTGACTCCCAACTCAAAGTTTCACCCAGACTGGAATCAGACGAACTCAGGGGGAAGCTCAGCGAAGCAGAGCAGAGGCTGAATGAAACTGTGAAGTACGTGCAGTCCCTGATGAATACAGTCTCCTCTGTGAGCGATAAGGCGTTTCCTGCCATCAGCTTCCTGGTGCTCACGATGTTTATAGCGCTGCACATTAAGAAATACTGCAGTGACATGAAATACGAAAACAGGTTTGTGAGCAGCGGATTTGTTCGCTTTGACGAGAAGCAGAAGGCGGAAGGGAAGCCCCACGTCCTCCCCCTCACTCCAGAGGAAGAGAGGCTGTACACCGCTATCCCCTCGGCCCGTCCCACCACCAGAGAGGGGAGAGCTATGCTGAAATTTGGTGTGCCAGTCGTCTCCCATTTTATTGCTTGGGTCATATTTATAACCGTGGATGCCTTGTTGTACTGCTTTGTCGATATTGTAACAACAAAGTTATCAGAGCTGGAACCATTCCATGTCCCGTTGTTAATAAGCATCaaa GGGATTGCAACTTTAATAGGTATACCACTCGGTGAGGAAAACCACCAAAACGATTTTTCCTACTCTGTGAGCCTTTTTGAGAAGAAGTGTCTTCCTAAACCCAAGCTGCTGCTCCATACCTCTGTGGTTCCTTTGGCTGCCATCCTGCTCACCCTCCTCATTATGGCTCTGATGGCTGCTAAAGTGGCCCAGATCAGGCTCATGGTCTGTGAGCGGTTCTTCTCCACCGCTGCGGAGGAGAGAGTGGAATACCTGCACGCCAAAATCCTGAGGAAGAGAGTAAAAAAGAGGAAGGGGAAAAACAACTGCAGACTCACGTCGCTCTATTTCAAG CCACATTTCTGGTGTCCGCTGCTCTTCAGGCCCAAAGAGGATCCACAACATATCGTGTGA